In Gammaproteobacteria bacterium, the DNA window AGGACGACACCAACCTGGCGCCGGTGGCGATGACGTTGCCGGAATGCGGGCGTCCAATGAATCGCGAACCGTGCGGCAATGCGCAGGAGCCTGCCAGGGAAGGCAGGCGACTAAGCATTAGCGGCGGACTCCAAGAAGGGCAACCTTCAGTATTCATTTTCAGTACCGCTCTATATTAAGGGCGAGGTTTCTCGGAGACACTGAATGAACGACCGACTCATTATTTTTGATACCACACTGCGCGATGGCGAACAAAGCCCAGGCGCGTCCATGACCCGCGATGAAAAAGTACGTATCGCCAAGGCGCTCGAACGAATGCGTGTAGACGTAATCGAGGCAGGATTTCCCGCTGCCAGCCCAGGTGACTTCGAGGCCGTCAAGGCGGTCGCTGAGGCAGTCACTGACAGCACGGTATGCGGCTTGGCCCGTGCCCTGACGCAGGACATCAAACTTGCTGGCGAGGCATTGAAGAGCGAAAAAGTGAAAGCGCCGACGCGCATTCATATTTTTATCGCCACCTCGCCGATTCACATGGAGCGTAAACTCCGCATGACTGCGGATCAAGTGCTGGAACAAGCGGTTAAGGCGGTTCGCCACGCGCGGAATTACACCGATGACGTAGAGTTTTCGCCAGAAGACGCCGGGCGTTCCGAATTTGATTTTCTGTGTAGGATATTGGAAGCGGTGATCGCGGCGGGAGCGCGTACTTTAAATATTCCTGATACCGTTGGTTATAACCTCCCGAGTCAATTCGGTGACCTTATTCGACGCTTACGTGAGCGGATACCGAATTCCGATCAAGCGATATTCTCGGTTCATTGCCATAACGACCTTGGCCTAGCCGTGGCCAATAGTCTGGCGGCGATCCAAAATGGCGCGCGCCAGGTGGAATGCACTATTAACGGATTGGGCGAGCGCGCCGGAAATGCGGCTCTAGAAGAAGTGGTCATGGCGGTACACACGCGACGTGATCTTTTTACCTGCGATACGCGCCTGGATACTACCCAAATCATGTCGTGTTCACGGTTGGTCTCCAATATCACGGGCTTTCCGGTGCAGCCAAACAAGGCTATCGTCGGGGCTAACGCTTTCGCGCATGAGTCAGGCATTCACCAGGATGGCGTGCTTAAAAGCCGCGAGACCTATGAAATCATGCGTGCCGAGGATGTCGGCTGGAAAGCTAACCGGATGGTGATCGGCAAGCATTCCGGGCGCAATGCCTTTCGTACTCGCATGGAAGAGCTGGGGATTAATTTTGGTTCCGAGGAGGAATTGAGCCGGGTCTTTGGCTTGTTCAAAGATCTTGCCGACAAGAAACACGAAATCTATGACGAGGATCTCCAATCCTTAGTTACCGTTGAAGGCTTGGAACGAGAAAACGAACGAGTGCAGCTCGTCACGCTCAAAGTTTGTTCCGAAACGGGTGAAATTCCCGAAGCTAATGTAACGCTCACCATGGATGAAACCGAGCGTCAAGGTCGTGCTACCGGAAGCGGTCCAGTAGATGCCACTTTCAAAGCCATTGAGTGTATTGTCGAAACCAACGCCGAATTATTGCTATATTCGGTCAATGCGATTACGGGAGGCACTGATGCCCAGGGTGAAGTGACTGTGCGTCTGGAAAAGGGCGGTCGGATTGTCAATGGACAAGGCGCTGATACTGACATTATTACTGCCTCCGCCAAGGCGTATATCAATGCCATCAACAAGCTCTTGGCTCCTATGCAACGCGCTCATCCCCAGATGGATAATGTTTAGAAACAAGATCCCCCGCAGTGCTTTTTTATCGCGCGCGGGGTCCATAACGTCATGCTGCCGCCAATTTTTCCAATAATGCTTGATATCCGTATTGTTCTAGTGGGTACTAGCCATCCCGGTAACATTGGCGCAGCGGCGCGCGCTATGAAAACGATGGGTCTTACTCGCCTTATTCTCGTTTCTCCCCAAATATTTCCCAGTGCTGAAGCCACCGCGCGCGCCGCAGGGGCCGATGATATTCTCCATGCTGCCCAAGTCTGCGTGACCCTTGAGGAAGCTATCGCAGATTGTGGTTTAGTTATCGGCAGTAGTGCGCGTTCACGCCACCTCGCTTGGCCAACAATGGATGCGCGTGCGGCGGGAATGCTCGCGGTGACTCAGGCGACGCTTTCTCCCGTAGCCTTCGTTTTTGGGAACGAACGTACTGGTTTGACTAACAAAGAATTAGACCACTGTCAGCGCATGGCGCATATTCCGACTCGTCCTGACTATAGTTCGCTCAACCTGGCGGCGGCGGTGCAGGTAATAACCTACGAGGTACGCATGGCTACCTTGGCGCGTGAAGGGCACGCAAGCAACCAGGAGGAAACATCACGAATATCTGCCCCTGTTCTGGAAATGGAACGTTTCTATACCCATCTCGAACAAACCCTCTCTGAAATTGGCTTTCTGGACCCCGCACGTCCACGGCTGCTGATGCGACGGTTGCGTCGACTATTCAATCGCGCCCAGCCCGACACAGTCGAAGTTAATTTCCTTCGCGGTATCCTTTCTGCAATGCAGCGATTAAATAAAAGTTGACATAATTAATCAATTATTGATAAGCTACTATCCCTTCTCCTGAAAGGATTTTCCATGTTCGGGCGTTTGCGTGAAGACATCCGGTGTGTCTTTGACCGTGATCCAGCGGCCCGGAATGCCTTTGAAGTGTTTACGATTTATCCTGGCATCCACGCGGTGCTGTTTCACCGCCTGGATCATTGGTTGTGGCTAAGGGGCATGAAATGGTTGGCGCGTTGGCTTTCTACCTGTGCGCGTTGGTTCACGGGGATTGAAATTCATCCAGGAGCGAAAATTGGGCGGCGTTTTTTTATCGATCATGGAATGGGAGTCGTGATCGGAGAAACCGCTGAAATTGGAAACGATTGTACGCTTTACCATGGAGTAACCTTGGGTGGAACTTCCTGGCAAAAGGGAAAACGTCATCCAACCCTCGGTAATGATGTGGTGGTAGGCGCAGGCGCCAAGGTATTAGGACCAATCGTGGTGGGTAACGGGGCAAGAATCGGTTCAAATGCCGTGGTGGTTAAGGATGTCCCACCCGGCGTGACGGTGGTCGGCATCCCTGGGCGAGTGGTGAAACCAGCTAGTGCTGAAGTGGAACAACGTCGCGCTGCCATCGCCCACAAAATTGGCTTCGATGCCTATGGAACGAGTCAGGATATGCCGGATCCGGTAGCGGTTGCCATCAATTGCGTTCTAGATCATATTCATCTACTGGACAGTCGGATTGAGGCTGTTTGTGTCGAACTTCACGCTCGCGGCATCATGGACGACACCAAGTTGTCCCCATTAGCGGAGGATATTCGTATCCGCGAGCTTGATGACACTTTAGATGTCAAGACAAATGACCAAAAATCGGGCAAAATTTGTCGTAATTAATAAAATTTATTGAACGTTTTATTGTAATCAAAATAACTTAGGAGTGATGTGGTTGAAATATGTTTCACATTTTCAATAAATTAAAAAAATTCTTTAGTAGTTTTTTAACAAAATTAAACTGTTAAGTTTCAACGGCGTAATTCCTAACGACTATCTTGAATTTGGTTATTGCGTAATAATTGACTGATGTCATCGGATTCGTACACTAGCCTGACTTTTTTTCCGTATTAAGGATACTCTCATGAGACTTACCACCAAGGGCCGTTACGCAGTTACCGCCATGCTTGACCTAGCAATTCATTATAAGGAAGGTCCAATTACCTTGGCGGATATCTCCCAGCGCCAAGGCATTTCGCTGTCTTATTTAGAGCAGCTTTTCGCGCGACTACGCAAGCGAGGCTTGGTTGATAGCGCCCGCGGTCCAGGAGGAGGATACCGATTAAGTCGCCTGTCAACGGCAATCTCAGTGGGAGAAGTGATTACTGCGGTGGATGAAAAAGTCGATGCTACTCGATGTGGTGGTCATGGTAATTGTCAGGAAGATGACCGTTGCTTGACACACGAACTGTGGATGGATTTAAGTGATCAGATATTTCAGTTTCTGCAAAAAATTAGTTTGGGCGAATTGGTGAAGCGTCGCGAGGTTCAGGAGGTGTGTCTGCGTCAGGAAGGGAAAACGGTGCTGCCTGCTTGCCAACGTGTTAGTAAAGCCACGTCAATGAGTGAAGCATTCGACGAAATTGACTAATCCTCCGCAAAATTGATTTTACTTCACGAGAAATCCATAAAAAGTTTTACGGTTGCGTGGCGGAGCACGCTGAACATGAAATTACCAATTTATTTGGATTACGCGGCTACGACGCCGGTCGATCCGCGTGTAGCCGAAAAAATGATGAGACATCTGACTCAAGACGGGATATTCGGTAATCCCGCGTCCCGTTCTCATTCCTTTGGTTGGCGAGCCGAAGAGGCGGTCGAAACGGCGCGCTGTCAAGTGGCGGATTTGGTCCACTGTGATCCCAAGGAAATTGTTTGGACCTCAGGGGCCACCGAATCGAACAATTTGGCGATTAAAGGCGTGGCTCGTTTCTACCAGAAGAAGGGACGCCATATCGTTACTTGCAAGACCGAGCACAAGGCGGTACTCGATACCTGTCGATACCTAGAAGGAGATGGTTACGAGGTTACGTATTTGGAGCCGGAAGAGAACGGATTAATCGATCTCCGCAAGCTCGAAGCCGCCCTGCGCAAGGACACCATCCTGGTTTCGATCATGCATGTGAACAATGAAATTGGAGTGATTCAAGATATTGAATCTATTTCCGAAATAACCCGTGATCGCGGCATCCTGTTCCATGTGGACGCTGCCCAATCTCCTGGCAAGGTCAACATTGATCTGGATCGGATGAAAGTCGATCTTATGTCGCTTTCCGCGCACAAAACCTACGGCCCCAAGGGCATTGGCGCTCTTTACGCGCGCCGCAAGCCACGGGTTCGCATTGAAGCGCAGATCCATGGTGGTGGTCATGAACGTGGGATGCGTTCAGGAACGCTGCCCACTCACCAAATCGTGGGAATGGGGGAAGCCTATCGAATCGCTGGCGAGGAAATGACTGCGGAGGGGACACGAATTCGTCGGATGCGCGACCACCTGCTTACCGGTCTTCAGGATTTAGAGGAGATTCATATCAACGGCGATCTTGAACGGCGTGTTCCGCATAATCTGAACGTCAGCTTTTCTTTCGTGGAAGGTGAATCGCTGATGATGGCACTCAAGGACTTGGCGGTGTCTTCGGGATCGGCTTGCACCTCGGCAAGCCTGGAACCATCTTATGTGCTGCGGGCGCTTGGACTTAGAGATGAATTGGCTCATGGCTCTCTACGCATTTCCATTGGTCGTTTCACAACCGCCGAGGAAATTGATTACGTGCTGGTTAAAATTAAGGATGCGGTGCATAAATTAAGAGAGCTTTCTCCTTTGTGGGAAATGCATCAAGAGGGGATTGATGTTTCCAAAGTGCAATGGGCGACCCATTAATTAATTCAGTCATGACGTTAGGAGAGATTCCATGTCTTACAGCGCAAAGGTTATCGACCACTACGAAAATCCACGCAACGTAGGTTCCTTCAATAAATCCGATCAAAATGTAGGTACCGGTATGGTCGGCGCGCCCGCCTGCGGCGATGTGATGAAACTCCAAATTAAGGTCAACGATGCGGGAATTATCGAGGATGCTCGCTTCCGTACTTATGGGTGCGGGTCAGCGATTGCTTCCAGTTCATTGCTTACGGAATGGGTGAAGGGAAAAACCTTGCAAGAAGCCACTGAGATAAAAAATACCCAGATAGCTGAGGAATTGGCCCTTCCTCCCGTAAAGATCCACTGTTCGGTATTGGCCGAGGACGCGATCAAGGCCGCCATTGCCGATTATCATGCAAAGAATTTGTCAATTTAAAAGGAATAGGTAGATGCGTATCGCGGTTACTAGTCAAAACTTCAAGACTATCACTGGCCACGCCGGAAAAACCCGTCGTTTTCTTGTTTATGAAACAGACGAAACCGGAACTTACCGTGAAATTGATCGACTGGATTTGCCCAAGGAATTATCCGTCCATGAACATCACGGCGAAGATCATCCACTTTTTGCGCTCGGACTTCAGGCACTGATCACGCAAGGAGCTGGCAAGGGTTTTGTCCAACGCATGGCGCAACACGGCATCATCGTTCATGTAACCAGCGAATCTGATCCACTGATTGCGATGAATAAAATCTCGACTGGCCAACCGCTTGCCGTCGCGTTGCCGCATGAACACGAGCAAATCGGCATTACTATGACCGAAGCTGCCGCGATGCGAGTGAAAACTTTCCTCACTAAAAGAGGAAAAGGGGTAGGACTGCGTTTAGGGGTTCGTACCTCTGGATGTTCGGGGCTTGCTTATGTATTGGAATTTGTCGATGCGCCTCGGGAAGCTGATCAAATTTTCGAAGATCAGGGAGTCAAAATTTTTGTATATCCGAAAAGCATGGTTTATTTGGATGGTACTGAACTCGATTATGCCAAAGAAGGACTTACCGAAGGATTTAAGTTTAATAATCCTAATGTTAAAAATAGCTGTGGTTGTGGCGAAAGTTTTCATACCTAGCCCCAATTTTTGGCCGCGAAATGGAAAATCCCTTCACCCTATTTGGCTTCGCGCCGACCTTCGAGATCAACGAACAACAATTGGCATCCACTTTTCGTAATCTCCAGCGAGTGGTTCATCCCGACCGTTATGCGAATTCCTCGGATCAGGAACGGCGGTCGGCGGTGGAACGAGCAGCGGCGGTCAACGATGCTTACCAGCTTTTACGCAATCCCTTGCGCCGTGCCCGTTATTTACTTTCCTTGCGCGGCGTGGAAACTCAGGAAGAAGGCAACACCGTAATGGATTCAGAATTCTTAACAGAACAAATGGAATTGCGCGAACGTCTGGCCGAGGTTCATGAAGTCAACGATCCCGAAAATATTCTGATGGAGATGAAGGATACTCTACAGAAGCGTCGATCCATCTTGCTTATTGAATTAGCTGAATGCTTGCGTATTGATACCCAGGAATCTTTGATCAAGGCCGCTGAAATTGTGCGTCGATTACGTTTTTTCGACCGCCTTGTCGAGGAAACGACACTTTTGGAAGAACGCTATCTCGATTCGATGTTTTCATGAAATAATTCTCGTTGCTATTCTTAATTTATTCATTCAGAAGCCAAGGAATTCCGAGACTCCCATGGCATTTCTCCAAATTGCCGAGCCTGGTCAATCCACCGCTCCCCATCAGCATCGCCTCGCGGTCGGTATCGACCTCGGCACCACCAACTCCCTAGTAGCGACCGTGCGTAGCGGTACACCGGAAACGTTGCCCGATGAGGTTGGCTCTCATTTATTGCCCTCGGTAGTGCGTTATTTCGCCGACCGCGTTCCCTTGGTGGGTCGAATGGCGCGCGATGGTGCGAACGAGGATCCGCTAAGTACCATCGCTTCGATTAAACGCTTGATGGGACGCGGGCGTTGCGACGCGCGACGTACCGGAAATCGTTTGCCCTATGAATTCGCGGGTTGCGAGGAAGGCATGGCGATCCTCAAGACCGCCGCCGGTGATGTAAGTCCGGTATCGGTCTCCGCCGAGATTTTGAAAATTCTCAAGGAACGCGCCGAACGTGCCCTGGGAGGCGAATTAGTCGGTGTTGTTGTTACCGTTCCCGCCTATTTTGATGACGCCCAGCGTCAAGCGACCAAGGACGCCGCTTACCTTGCCGGACTTAAGGTGCTACGCCTCCTGAATGAACCCACTGCCGCCGCTGTGGCTTATGGCCTGGATCGCGGCTCCGAGGGCATTCACGCGATTTATGATCTGGGTGGCGGAACCTTCGATATCTCGATTCTCCATCTCCATCGTGGAGTTTTCGAGGTGATGGCGACCGGCGGTGACTCTGCGCTTGGCGGCGATGACATGGATCACGCCGTGACGGAATGGATTCTCACCGAGAGTGGTATTGGCAATGATGGCGACCATCGGCTAGTACGCAACATCATAGAAATGGCGCGAATCGCCAAGGAGTCGCTTACAACAGTTGATGCGGTGCCGTTACGTCTTGAACGCCTTGATGGCTCAATGTGGGAAAAAATCCTGACCCGTACTACTTTCGATGCGCTCATTGATCCACTCATCACTCGCACTCTTCAGGCTTGTCGTCATACCCTGCGTGACGCAGGCCTTACTCCCGCCGAAGTCCAAGACGTGGTCTTGGTTGGTGGCGCAACCCGGATCCCGCGAGTACGAGAACGCGTAGCGAAACTCTTTGGTCGCCCGCCGCTTTCCGATCTCGATCCGGATCGAGTGGTGGCGCTTGGTGCCGCGATTCAAGCCGATATTCTAGTGGGCAACAAGCCAGCCGACGAGATGCTGCTGCTGGACGTGATTCCGCTCTCGCTGGGAATCGAAACCATGGGCGGTCTGGTGGAAAAAGTCATCCCGCGTAATACTACCCTTCCCGTGGCGCGTGGCCAGGATTTCACTACTTTCAAGGATGGTCAAACCGCCATGGTTATCCATGTCCTTCAGGGGGAGCGCGAATTAGTGACTGATTGCCGTTCCCTGGCGCGTTTCGAATTGCGTGGCATTCCTCCTTTGGTGGCGGGAGCAGCGCGCGTCCGCGTCACTTTTCAGGTGGATGCCGACGGACTACTTGGAGTTTCTGCCCAGGAATTGTCCACTGGCGTGCGTAGCTCGGTGCAAGTGAAACCTTCCTATGGACTCACTGACGCTGAGGTTGAGCGGATGCTACGTGAATCCATGGATCATGCCCGCGAGGATGTTGATGCCCGCAACTTGCGTGAACAACAAGTTGAAGCGGATCGGGTGCTGGATAGCTTGGCGCGCGCCCTGGCGGTCGATGCTGATCTCCTCTCGGAAACCGAGCGTGCGGTCATTGATACGGTCGCCACCGAATTGGCCCAATTACGTAATGGTACCAATCACCGCGCCATTCACGCCGCCTTTGAGCACTTAGAACGAGTCAGTCAGGAATTCGCAGCGCGGCGGATGAATCGTGGTATTCAAAAGGCACTGACTGGCCATCGTCTAACTGAATTTAGCGAGGGTTGATCATGACTCGTTTGATTTTTTTACCTCATGCAGAAATTTGTCCAGAAGGCGCACTAGTCGAGGCTAATCCAGGAACTCCGATTATTGACGCTGCTGCCGTTGGAGGCGTGGAATTGGAACACGCCTGTGAGAAATCTTGCGCTTGCACAACTTGCCACGTCATCGTGCGCGAAGGTTTTGAGTCGTTGCCGCCAGCAGACGAGCAAGAAGAAGATCTATTGGATAAAGCCTGGGGCTTGGAGCCGGAATCGCGCTTGAGTTGTCAGGCTCGGATTGGTAACGAAGATTTGGTGATTGAAATTCCTCGTTATACCATTAATATGGTTGCGGAACATCGCCACTAATTAAAGGTCCACCATGAAATGGATTGATACTCGAGAGATTGCTATTGCCTTAAACGATAATTATCCAGACATTGATCCACGCCGTGTTCGTTTTACCGATCTTCACAATTGGGTAGTTGATTTGCCGGATTTTACCGACGACCACCAACGCGGTGGAGAAAAAGCCTTAGAGGCCATTCAAACGGCTTGGATTGATGAACTGGACTAACGATTAACAAATTTTTTTGCCTAACTCACAAAAAAAAAGCCTCGTGGGTATTAACCATGAGGCTTTTTTGTTACATTTCAATCCGCATCCGACCTCATCTGCGGAATGACAAAGCCATCGACAGATAGAGGTCGATGGATTGCCTCCCCGTAAACGAGGAAGTTACCAAAAAGATAACGATACTTACGTATCGTTGTCTAATTTAACTAATCACCCTGAAGGGGGTGGTCTCAAACCAGCAAGGAAATTTGATGAAAAAACTAATTACTTCCTCATGCTTTTTTCAAAGCTGCGATTAATCTTTTCCTGGGTTTCGTTGCAGCATTCCTGGGCGCTTCTAGCAGCATTCATGGCTGCATCCGCCTTACGGCTTGCTTCGTTAGCTGACTTAAGCGCCTGATTAGCCACACTGGTAGCTTCAGCAGTGGCTTTTTGATTATCTTCAATCATTTTTGTGGTTTCGGTATTGGCGCAACCAGCGGCCAAGCCAAGTACCGCAGCCAGGGTAGCAAATTTTATAGATGTCTTTAGCATTTTATTTCTCCATAGGAAGTTGATAAAAAATATTAAATCGTTCATCCCCTTGATGGGGATTTAACCAGGGGCATGTATCCCACGGTTCTGATTCGTCCGATATATTACATCTTTAATTTCCATAATAATACCCACCCATCAATTTCAATAAATGAAAATAGTCAGGGGGACGGATTCAAAGATGATTTAATAAACAATAGCTTTTACAGTACTTTAGCGAATAACAACCAGTGTTCCTACCTCTACCCATTGCGCAAGTTGTTCGATTTCATCGTTGGTCAGGGCAACGCAGCCTTTTGTCCAATCAAATTTTCGATGGATAGATGGGTCAGCCAAACCCAAACCATGGATACCAATATTACCTCCCAATGGAGTGTCTTGGGGTGGCACCCTGCCCTCCGATAAGGACGTGCGGAGGGCATAATAAGTATCGATATCGATCAAGTGGCGTTGATAAGCTCGTTCCGTGTGCTCTTCATTAGGAAAGTTCAAGCCAAGGAAAATATTAAAAGTGCTCAAACGGTTTATCCACGCGACGCGAAATTCACCCGTGGGAGTCATGCCATCGCCACTTTGCCGCCCATTGGCGGCACCACGCCGCCCCAAGGCAATTCTCGGATAAAATCGTTCTAAATTCCGTCCTTGAAATACCGAAAGAGTATGGGCAGATGTATCCACCAGGATCCATCGATCTTCATTAGCCCGATTATTACCCGAAAATAATATGATAACAATAATGAGGATATTATAGAGAAATCTTGGAGACATGACGGGTTAGCTAACGCTCTAAAATTAAAATTCATGGTAATTATGTCATAATTTTAGGAAAATTTACGTTTTAAACTTACCAGCCGATTAAAAATTTTCAGCACGATTGCGGGATGAAAGTATTCAGATAACAATTTTACTTTATTAAAAACGGCACGATTGAGGAGTCGCCAGTTGAACCTAGAAAGCATTCGTAGCGCCTATCGGCGTCATTCATACTATTACGATACGATATTTGGTCCCATTCTTCACCCTGGACGTAAGCTCATCACACAGGCATTGCACCTGGATTCAGGAGAACGAGTGTTGGAAGTAGGAGTAGGCACGGGGCTATCATTACCCCTCTATCCATCCACAGTAAGAGTCTCTGGTATCGATATCTCCCGGGAGATGCTTGATATTGCTAGAAAAAGAGTGATTCAGGATCAACTTGACCATGTGGATGCGTTACTGGAGATGGATGCCGAAGCCCTTGACTTCCCTGACGCTAGTTTCGACAAGGTCATTGCCATGTACGTTGTATCAGTGGTGCCTAATCCAATTCGGGTAGTAGATGAAATGCGACGTGTTTGTAAACCGGACGGAGAGCTTTTTATCGTCAATCATTTTCACTCCCAGCGTCCGGTCATCCGCGAAATAGAGGATTTATTGGCCCCTTTGTCCAAACTCGCGGGTTTTCGTCCCGATATGGACTTGGATAAATTCCTTCATGATACCCGCCTTGATGTAATCGAAAAATTGCGTG includes these proteins:
- the hscA gene encoding iron-sulfur cluster biosynthesis chaperone HscA yields the protein MAFLQIAEPGQSTAPHQHRLAVGIDLGTTNSLVATVRSGTPETLPDEVGSHLLPSVVRYFADRVPLVGRMARDGANEDPLSTIASIKRLMGRGRCDARRTGNRLPYEFAGCEEGMAILKTAAGDVSPVSVSAEILKILKERAERALGGELVGVVVTVPAYFDDAQRQATKDAAYLAGLKVLRLLNEPTAAAVAYGLDRGSEGIHAIYDLGGGTFDISILHLHRGVFEVMATGGDSALGGDDMDHAVTEWILTESGIGNDGDHRLVRNIIEMARIAKESLTTVDAVPLRLERLDGSMWEKILTRTTFDALIDPLITRTLQACRHTLRDAGLTPAEVQDVVLVGGATRIPRVRERVAKLFGRPPLSDLDPDRVVALGAAIQADILVGNKPADEMLLLDVIPLSLGIETMGGLVEKVIPRNTTLPVARGQDFTTFKDGQTAMVIHVLQGERELVTDCRSLARFELRGIPPLVAGAARVRVTFQVDADGLLGVSAQELSTGVRSSVQVKPSYGLTDAEVERMLRESMDHAREDVDARNLREQQVEADRVLDSLARALAVDADLLSETERAVIDTVATELAQLRNGTNHRAIHAAFEHLERVSQEFAARRMNRGIQKALTGHRLTEFSEG
- the iscR gene encoding DNA-binding transcriptional dual regulator IscR, whose protein sequence is MRLTTKGRYAVTAMLDLAIHYKEGPITLADISQRQGISLSYLEQLFARLRKRGLVDSARGPGGGYRLSRLSTAISVGEVITAVDEKVDATRCGGHGNCQEDDRCLTHELWMDLSDQIFQFLQKISLGELVKRREVQEVCLRQEGKTVLPACQRVSKATSMSEAFDEID
- a CDS encoding iron-sulfur cluster assembly protein, whose translation is MRIAVTSQNFKTITGHAGKTRRFLVYETDETGTYREIDRLDLPKELSVHEHHGEDHPLFALGLQALITQGAGKGFVQRMAQHGIIVHVTSESDPLIAMNKISTGQPLAVALPHEHEQIGITMTEAAAMRVKTFLTKRGKGVGLRLGVRTSGCSGLAYVLEFVDAPREADQIFEDQGVKIFVYPKSMVYLDGTELDYAKEGLTEGFKFNNPNVKNSCGCGESFHT
- the nifP gene encoding putative serine acetyltransferase (Evidence 3 : Putative function from multiple computational evidences), whose product is MFGRLREDIRCVFDRDPAARNAFEVFTIYPGIHAVLFHRLDHWLWLRGMKWLARWLSTCARWFTGIEIHPGAKIGRRFFIDHGMGVVIGETAEIGNDCTLYHGVTLGGTSWQKGKRHPTLGNDVVVGAGAKVLGPIVVGNGARIGSNAVVVKDVPPGVTVVGIPGRVVKPASAEVEQRRAAIAHKIGFDAYGTSQDMPDPVAVAINCVLDHIHLLDSRIEAVCVELHARGIMDDTKLSPLAEDIRIRELDDTLDVKTNDQKSGKICRN
- the iscU gene encoding scaffold protein for iron-sulfur cluster assembly, yielding MSYSAKVIDHYENPRNVGSFNKSDQNVGTGMVGAPACGDVMKLQIKVNDAGIIEDARFRTYGCGSAIASSSLLTEWVKGKTLQEATEIKNTQIAEELALPPVKIHCSVLAEDAIKAAIADYHAKNLSI
- the hscB gene encoding Co-chaperone protein HscB homolog: MENPFTLFGFAPTFEINEQQLASTFRNLQRVVHPDRYANSSDQERRSAVERAAAVNDAYQLLRNPLRRARYLLSLRGVETQEEGNTVMDSEFLTEQMELRERLAEVHEVNDPENILMEMKDTLQKRRSILLIELAECLRIDTQESLIKAAEIVRRLRFFDRLVEETTLLEERYLDSMFS
- the trmJ gene encoding tRNA Cm32/Um32 methyltransferase, encoding MLPPIFPIMLDIRIVLVGTSHPGNIGAAARAMKTMGLTRLILVSPQIFPSAEATARAAGADDILHAAQVCVTLEEAIADCGLVIGSSARSRHLAWPTMDARAAGMLAVTQATLSPVAFVFGNERTGLTNKELDHCQRMAHIPTRPDYSSLNLAAAVQVITYEVRMATLAREGHASNQEETSRISAPVLEMERFYTHLEQTLSEIGFLDPARPRLLMRRLRRLFNRAQPDTVEVNFLRGILSAMQRLNKS
- the iscX gene encoding accessory iron-sulfur cluster assembly protein IscX, with protein sequence MKWIDTREIAIALNDNYPDIDPRRVRFTDLHNWVVDLPDFTDDHQRGGEKALEAIQTAWIDELD
- the oprI gene encoding Major outer membrane lipoprotein; translation: MLKTSIKFATLAAVLGLAAGCANTETTKMIEDNQKATAEATSVANQALKSANEASRKADAAMNAARSAQECCNETQEKINRSFEKSMRK
- a CDS encoding YkuD domain-containing protein; this translates as MSPRFLYNILIIVIILFSGNNRANEDRWILVDTSAHTLSVFQGRNLERFYPRIALGRRGAANGRQSGDGMTPTGEFRVAWINRLSTFNIFLGLNFPNEEHTERAYQRHLIDIDTYYALRTSLSEGRVPPQDTPLGGNIGIHGLGLADPSIHRKFDWTKGCVALTNDEIEQLAQWVEVGTLVVIR
- the fdx gene encoding reduced ferredoxin encodes the protein MTRLIFLPHAEICPEGALVEANPGTPIIDAAAVGGVELEHACEKSCACTTCHVIVREGFESLPPADEQEEDLLDKAWGLEPESRLSCQARIGNEDLVIEIPRYTINMVAEHRH
- the iscS gene encoding cysteine desulfurase IscS, which encodes MKLPIYLDYAATTPVDPRVAEKMMRHLTQDGIFGNPASRSHSFGWRAEEAVETARCQVADLVHCDPKEIVWTSGATESNNLAIKGVARFYQKKGRHIVTCKTEHKAVLDTCRYLEGDGYEVTYLEPEENGLIDLRKLEAALRKDTILVSIMHVNNEIGVIQDIESISEITRDRGILFHVDAAQSPGKVNIDLDRMKVDLMSLSAHKTYGPKGIGALYARRKPRVRIEAQIHGGGHERGMRSGTLPTHQIVGMGEAYRIAGEEMTAEGTRIRRMRDHLLTGLQDLEEIHINGDLERRVPHNLNVSFSFVEGESLMMALKDLAVSSGSACTSASLEPSYVLRALGLRDELAHGSLRISIGRFTTAEEIDYVLVKIKDAVHKLRELSPLWEMHQEGIDVSKVQWATH
- the leuA gene encoding 2-isopropylmalate synthase; protein product: MNDRLIIFDTTLRDGEQSPGASMTRDEKVRIAKALERMRVDVIEAGFPAASPGDFEAVKAVAEAVTDSTVCGLARALTQDIKLAGEALKSEKVKAPTRIHIFIATSPIHMERKLRMTADQVLEQAVKAVRHARNYTDDVEFSPEDAGRSEFDFLCRILEAVIAAGARTLNIPDTVGYNLPSQFGDLIRRLRERIPNSDQAIFSVHCHNDLGLAVANSLAAIQNGARQVECTINGLGERAGNAALEEVVMAVHTRRDLFTCDTRLDTTQIMSCSRLVSNITGFPVQPNKAIVGANAFAHESGIHQDGVLKSRETYEIMRAEDVGWKANRMVIGKHSGRNAFRTRMEELGINFGSEEELSRVFGLFKDLADKKHEIYDEDLQSLVTVEGLERENERVQLVTLKVCSETGEIPEANVTLTMDETERQGRATGSGPVDATFKAIECIVETNAELLLYSVNAITGGTDAQGEVTVRLEKGGRIVNGQGADTDIITASAKAYINAINKLLAPMQRAHPQMDNV